From one Lycium ferocissimum isolate CSIRO_LF1 chromosome 5, AGI_CSIRO_Lferr_CH_V1, whole genome shotgun sequence genomic stretch:
- the LOC132055458 gene encoding F-box/kelch-repeat protein At1g80440-like, translating to MDIIPNLPYDMGLECLIRIPYNNFSSLTSVCQNWKLQIALPEFWRRRKAIGLTRQVILMAQGRLDPKIKLGSSLKYSAFPLYRLTLYEPDSGYWAELPFPGTSDGLPMFCQLIGVGLNLVVMGGWNPITWEPSKDVFVYNFVSATWRRGAQMPGCRRSFFGCGSDSERTVYIAGGHDEEKNALKSAMAYDVARDEWLQMPDMASERDECKCTFYEGKFHVIGGYDTCMQGRFGTSAESFDVSTWQWDQVNEHFFESATCPRTCVEGGDGKLYLCRDGDVLALGKSTWQVVTALPLELKNIAFVTAWRGKILMTGSVGFNEPYNTYVLDLESYKWTKMDTPVNFSGHVQSGCCLEM from the exons aTGGATATAATTCCCAATCTTCCTTATGACATGGGCCTCGAATGTCTTATCCGAATTCCATACAACAATTTCTCATCACTTACATCCGTTTGCCAAAATTGGAAGTTACAAATTGCACTTCCAGAATTTTGGAGACGAAGAAAAGCTATTGGCTTAACCCGCCAAGTAATTTTAATGGCCCAAGGCCGACTTGACCCCAAAATAAAACTCGGGTCGTCATTAAAGTACTCAGCTTTTCCACTTTACAGGCTCACGCTTTATGAACCGGACTCGGGTTATTGGGCCGAATTGCCATTTCCGGGTACATCCGACGGGTTGCCCATGTTTTGCCAGCTCATCGGAGTTGGGTTGAATTTAGTGGTTATGGGTGGTTGGAACCCTATTACTTGGGAACCTTCAAAGGATGTTTTTGTTTATAACTTTGTTTCTGCCACGTGGCGCCGTGGAGCTCAAATGCCGGGTTGTCGGAGATCTTTTTTCGGTTGCGGGTCGGATTCTGAACGGACGGTGTATATTGCAG GTGGACATGACGAGGAGAAGAACGCTTTAAAATCGGCTATGGCATATGACGTGGCAAGGGATGAATGGCTCCAAATGCCTGACATGGCAAGTGAACGGGACGAGTGTAAGTGCACTTTTTATGAAGGCAAATTCCACGTCATCGGCGGATATGACACGTGCATGCAAGGTCGGTTCGGAACAAGCGCCGAGTCATTTGATGTTTCCACGTGGCAGTGGGACCAAGTCAATGAACATTTCTTTGAATCTGCCACGTGTCCAAGAACTTGTGTTGAAGGTGGGGACGGTAAATTGTACTTGTGCCGGGATGGTGATGTGCTGGCACTCGGAAAGTCGACGTGGCAAGTTGTGACAGCACTTCCATTAGAACTTAAAAATATAGCCTTTGTGACAGCATGGAGAGGTAAAATATTAATGACTGGTTCTGTGGGATTTAATGAGCCCTACAACACTTATGTTCTGGATTTAGAGAGTTATAAGTGGACTAAAATGGATACTCCGGTAAACTTTTCTGGCCATGTTCAATCTGGCTGCTGCCTGGAAATGTAA